A single genomic interval of Sinorhizobium garamanticum harbors:
- a CDS encoding arylesterase, translating into MALKDFLRFFLSLAMTIALSSAVRAESVSLVGFGDSLMAGYQLPPEDAFPVRLEKALKDKGFDVTVANAGVSGDTTSGGLARIDWSVPDGTKGVILELGANDALRGIPPEESRKNLEAMIARLKERGIAVLLAGMMAPPNMGTDYAARFNPIYPELAAKYDLEFYPFFLDGVAIDGALKLEDGMHPNSRGVGEMVERFLPVAERFIAKLAKGD; encoded by the coding sequence ATGGCATTAAAAGATTTTCTGCGCTTTTTCTTGAGCCTGGCAATGACAATTGCGTTATCGTCGGCGGTGCGCGCCGAGAGTGTGAGCCTCGTCGGCTTCGGCGACAGCCTGATGGCCGGCTATCAGCTCCCGCCTGAGGACGCCTTTCCTGTTCGCCTCGAAAAGGCTTTGAAGGACAAGGGCTTCGACGTTACGGTCGCCAATGCCGGCGTTTCCGGAGACACGACTTCCGGCGGCCTTGCCCGCATCGACTGGTCGGTGCCGGATGGAACGAAGGGCGTGATCCTCGAACTTGGCGCGAACGACGCGTTGCGCGGCATTCCGCCGGAAGAGTCGCGGAAAAATCTCGAGGCGATGATCGCCCGGCTGAAGGAGCGCGGCATCGCCGTGCTGCTCGCTGGCATGATGGCGCCGCCCAACATGGGAACCGACTATGCCGCCCGCTTCAACCCGATCTACCCGGAGCTGGCGGCGAAATACGATCTCGAATTCTATCCGTTTTTCCTCGACGGCGTGGCGATTGACGGCGCGCTGAAGCTCGAGGACGGAATGCATCCGAACAGCCGGGGCGTCGGCGAGATGGTCGAACGCTTCCTGCCTGTCGCCGAGCGATTCATTGCCAAGCTTGCGAAAGGAGACTGA
- a CDS encoding ABC transporter ATP-binding protein, whose translation MARTIIELKNADLTLGEAAAAVHVLKAVSLTVDAGESVGIVGPSGSGKSTLLMVLAGLERLDSGEIVIDGTPLHGMSEDGLADFRGRNVGIVFQSFHLIPNMTALENVAVPLELANVRNAFDVARQELVAVGLGDRLTHYPGQLSGGEQQRVAIARALAPSPKLLIADEPTGNLDAETGRQIADLLFAEQRERGMTLVLVTHDAALAGRCGRQVQVRSGEIVSGGHAEPSAAAVQHEAASA comes from the coding sequence GTGGCAAGAACCATCATCGAGCTGAAAAATGCCGACCTGACGCTGGGCGAGGCCGCGGCCGCAGTCCATGTGCTGAAGGCCGTGAGCCTCACAGTCGACGCCGGAGAATCCGTCGGTATCGTCGGCCCGTCCGGATCGGGAAAATCGACGCTGCTGATGGTGCTCGCCGGCCTGGAGCGGCTGGACAGCGGCGAGATCGTCATCGACGGGACACCCTTGCACGGCATGAGCGAGGATGGGCTTGCGGATTTCCGGGGTCGCAACGTCGGTATCGTCTTCCAGTCCTTTCACCTCATCCCCAACATGACCGCACTGGAGAACGTCGCGGTGCCGCTTGAGCTTGCGAACGTCCGCAACGCCTTCGACGTCGCGCGCCAGGAACTTGTCGCGGTCGGCCTCGGCGACCGGCTGACGCACTATCCGGGGCAGCTTTCAGGCGGCGAGCAGCAGCGCGTCGCGATCGCCCGTGCTCTGGCGCCGTCACCGAAGCTACTGATCGCCGACGAACCGACCGGCAATCTCGACGCCGAGACCGGCCGGCAGATCGCTGATCTTCTCTTTGCGGAACAGCGCGAACGCGGCATGACGCTGGTTCTCGTTACGCATGATGCCGCGCTCGCCGGGCGCTGCGGGCGGCAGGTGCAGGTGCGCTCCGGCGAGATCGTCTCGGGCGGGCATGCCGAACCGAGTGCCGCTGCCGTTCAGCACGAGGCGGCTTCGGCATGA
- a CDS encoding ABC transporter permease, whose protein sequence is MSETGVINRFRPFLALRLALREMRGGLKGFYIFLACIALGTAAIAGVNSLSQSISATIASQGQELLAGDIRFELNNRVATAKERAFLDSLGSVSVSSGLRSMARLPDGSNQALVELKAVDSAYPLYGTFESEPARSLGELLSKQGEAFGAVAAPLLLERLGIRPGDEILIGNARVRINATIVREPDALSDGFGFAPRLMVSADALAASGLVQTGSLVEHGYKVRLADPQRVASARSEAEKQFPSAGWSIRTSRNAAPSLNANITRFSQFLTLVGLTALIVGGVGVANAVRAYLDGKRSVIATFKCLGAPATLVAMVYLAQILMIALIGIGIGLVFGALIPFVAAQFLADVLPVPTSFQLYPSALGLAALFGLLTALAFAILPLGRARRVPATALFRQQGFEPTGFPAWPYLAGALACLAALAGLAVWTAYDRSISLIFLGAIAFAFILLRGVSWLISWLARRSPRVNSPALRLAIGNIHRPGALTPSVVLSLGLGLALLVTLALIDGNLRRELTGDMAERAPNFFFVDIQGSEIEGFRSLLSQAMPKGKVVEVPMLRGRIVAFNGEDVNSRNVPPGGQWVLRGDRGITYAKNRPENSTLTEGSWWPEDYQGEPLVSFSAEEARDLGLKLGDTVTVNVLGRNITAKIVNFRNVEWESLSINFVMVFSPNTFAGAPHAWLATVIDPDATATEEAAVLKSVTNTYPTITSVRVKDALDIVNTLLAQLATAVRAAAAVALIASVLVLAGALAAGNRARIHDAVVLKTLGATRGTLIRAFSYEYIILGFATAVFALFAGGVSAWFVVSRVMTLPSDFLPDVAVATIVVALVMTVGIGLAGTWRILGQKAAPVLREL, encoded by the coding sequence ATGAGCGAGACGGGCGTCATCAATCGCTTTCGCCCGTTTCTCGCCCTTAGACTGGCGCTGCGCGAAATGCGCGGCGGGCTCAAGGGCTTCTACATCTTTCTTGCCTGCATTGCGCTTGGCACGGCGGCGATCGCCGGCGTCAATTCGCTTTCGCAGTCGATCAGCGCGACGATCGCGTCGCAAGGGCAAGAGCTCCTTGCCGGCGATATCCGCTTCGAACTCAACAATCGCGTGGCGACGGCTAAGGAGCGCGCCTTTCTCGACAGTCTCGGCAGCGTCTCCGTTTCCTCGGGCCTGCGCTCCATGGCGCGCCTCCCCGATGGTTCCAACCAGGCGCTCGTCGAATTGAAGGCCGTCGACAGTGCCTATCCCCTCTACGGCACTTTCGAAAGCGAGCCGGCCAGGTCGCTCGGCGAACTCCTGTCCAAACAGGGGGAGGCGTTCGGTGCGGTCGCCGCGCCGCTGCTGCTGGAGCGTCTGGGTATCAGACCCGGCGACGAAATCCTGATCGGCAATGCGCGGGTTCGGATCAACGCTACGATCGTGCGGGAGCCGGACGCGCTTTCCGACGGGTTCGGTTTTGCGCCGCGGCTGATGGTCTCGGCCGACGCGCTCGCTGCCTCCGGGCTCGTGCAGACCGGCAGCCTCGTCGAGCATGGCTACAAGGTCAGGCTTGCCGATCCTCAGCGTGTCGCATCGGCTCGCTCCGAGGCGGAGAAGCAGTTCCCGTCGGCCGGCTGGTCGATCCGGACAAGCCGCAATGCGGCGCCGTCGCTCAACGCCAATATCACGCGTTTCTCGCAGTTCCTGACCCTCGTCGGCCTGACGGCGCTGATCGTCGGTGGAGTGGGCGTCGCCAACGCCGTGCGCGCCTATCTCGATGGCAAGCGCAGCGTCATTGCAACCTTCAAATGCCTCGGCGCTCCGGCCACACTGGTCGCCATGGTCTATCTCGCGCAGATCCTGATGATTGCGCTGATAGGCATCGGCATCGGCCTCGTTTTCGGCGCGCTGATCCCCTTTGTCGCGGCCCAGTTCCTCGCCGATGTGCTGCCCGTTCCGACGTCGTTCCAGCTTTACCCGTCGGCGCTCGGCCTAGCGGCGCTTTTCGGCCTGCTGACGGCGCTCGCCTTCGCCATCCTGCCGCTCGGCCGCGCGCGCCGGGTGCCGGCAACGGCGCTTTTCCGGCAACAGGGGTTCGAACCGACCGGCTTTCCGGCCTGGCCCTATCTCGCAGGGGCGCTCGCCTGCCTAGCGGCGCTCGCCGGACTTGCCGTCTGGACGGCCTATGATCGCAGCATTTCGCTGATCTTCCTCGGCGCAATTGCCTTTGCCTTCATCCTGCTGCGCGGCGTGTCCTGGCTCATTTCTTGGCTGGCGCGGCGCAGCCCGCGGGTGAATTCGCCGGCACTGAGATTGGCGATCGGCAATATCCATCGCCCGGGCGCCCTGACGCCGTCAGTGGTGCTGTCGCTAGGTCTCGGTCTCGCCTTGCTCGTGACACTGGCGCTCATCGACGGCAATCTCCGGCGCGAACTCACCGGCGACATGGCCGAGCGGGCGCCGAACTTCTTCTTCGTCGACATCCAGGGCAGCGAGATCGAAGGGTTCCGGTCGCTGCTTTCCCAGGCGATGCCGAAGGGCAAGGTCGTTGAAGTGCCGATGCTGCGCGGGCGCATCGTGGCGTTCAACGGCGAGGACGTGAACAGCCGCAACGTACCGCCCGGCGGGCAATGGGTGCTGCGCGGCGACCGTGGCATCACCTATGCCAAAAATCGGCCGGAAAACTCGACGCTCACCGAAGGCAGCTGGTGGCCCGAGGACTACCAGGGTGAACCGCTGGTCTCATTCTCGGCGGAGGAAGCCCGCGATCTCGGCCTGAAACTCGGCGACACGGTGACCGTCAACGTGCTCGGCCGCAACATCACCGCGAAGATCGTCAATTTCCGCAACGTCGAATGGGAATCACTGTCGATCAACTTCGTCATGGTCTTCTCGCCGAATACCTTTGCCGGCGCGCCGCATGCCTGGCTCGCAACCGTCATCGATCCGGATGCCACGGCCACGGAGGAAGCGGCGGTCTTGAAGTCGGTCACCAATACCTATCCCACGATCACTAGCGTGCGCGTCAAGGATGCGCTCGATATCGTCAATACGCTTCTGGCGCAGCTTGCCACAGCCGTCCGGGCCGCCGCCGCCGTCGCCCTCATCGCGTCGGTTCTCGTTCTTGCTGGGGCGCTTGCCGCTGGCAACCGTGCGCGCATTCACGATGCGGTGGTGTTGAAGACACTGGGTGCCACGCGCGGCACGCTGATCCGCGCCTTCAGCTACGAATACATCATTCTCGGCTTCGCAACCGCCGTGTTCGCGCTGTTCGCCGGGGGTGTCTCCGCCTGGTTCGTCGTCAGCCGCGTGATGACGCTGCCGTCCGACTTCCTTCCGGATGTCGCGGTTGCCACCATCGTCGTCGCGCTCGTCATGACCGTCGGCATCGGACTTGCCGGGACCTGGCGTATTCTCGGCCAGAAAGCCGCTCCGGTGCTGCGCGAATTGTAA
- a CDS encoding Bax inhibitor-1/YccA family protein yields the protein MADLRNYQTRMSPAGAQAGAVIDEGLRAYMLKVYNLMALGLAITGVAAYGTYALAASNPAFAQLIYVSPLKWVVMLAPLALVFFMSFRINSMSVSAAQTTFWIYAALMGLSLSSIFLVFTGQSIVQTFFVTAASFGALSLYGYTTKKDLSGFGTFLIMGLFGLIIASIVNIFLASSAFAFAISVIGVLVFAGLTAYDTQKIKEMYFEADDVAVAGRKAIMGALTLYLDFINLFMFLLQFLGNRNE from the coding sequence ATGGCTGATCTGAGAAACTACCAAACCCGAATGTCGCCCGCCGGCGCTCAGGCGGGTGCCGTGATCGATGAAGGCCTTCGCGCTTACATGCTGAAGGTCTACAACCTGATGGCTCTCGGGCTGGCGATAACAGGTGTAGCAGCTTATGGCACCTATGCGCTTGCCGCCTCCAATCCGGCATTCGCCCAGCTCATCTACGTTTCGCCCCTGAAGTGGGTCGTGATGCTGGCGCCGCTGGCGCTGGTGTTCTTCATGAGCTTCCGCATCAATTCGATGAGCGTCTCCGCAGCGCAGACGACGTTCTGGATCTACGCCGCCTTGATGGGGCTCTCGCTGTCCTCGATCTTCCTGGTCTTCACCGGCCAGAGCATCGTGCAGACGTTCTTCGTCACGGCCGCCTCCTTCGGCGCCCTGTCGCTCTACGGCTACACGACGAAAAAGGATCTGTCGGGCTTCGGCACGTTCCTGATCATGGGCCTCTTCGGCCTGATCATCGCGTCGATCGTCAACATCTTCCTGGCGTCTTCGGCGTTCGCCTTCGCGATCTCGGTCATCGGCGTGCTGGTCTTCGCCGGCCTTACCGCCTACGACACGCAGAAGATCAAGGAAATGTACTTCGAGGCCGATGACGTCGCGGTTGCTGGCCGCAAGGCCATCATGGGCGCGCTGACGCTCTATCTCGACTTCATCAACCTGTTCATGTTCCTGCTGCAGTTCCTGGGCAACAGGAACGAGTAG
- a CDS encoding GNAT family N-acetyltransferase → MPVTIRDAVAADLPAITEIYRESVLNGVATYEITPPSEAEMAMRFSTITGNGYPYIVAQENHGRAIIGYAYASAFRTRTAYRFLVEDSIYLAPEARGKGVGRALLAELIKRCTALGFRQMVAVIGGAHPSSIALHRALGFEHQGLMKATGFKHGRWLDTAIMQLALGDGTATDPVEGVYPDTLYRS, encoded by the coding sequence ATGCCTGTCACTATACGCGACGCCGTCGCTGCCGATCTTCCAGCAATTACCGAAATCTATCGCGAGTCCGTTTTAAACGGCGTGGCGACCTACGAGATAACGCCGCCTTCCGAGGCGGAGATGGCAATGCGGTTTTCGACGATAACCGGCAACGGCTATCCCTACATCGTGGCACAAGAGAACCACGGCAGAGCGATCATCGGCTACGCCTATGCTTCCGCGTTCCGCACGCGAACGGCCTATCGGTTCCTGGTGGAGGATTCCATCTACCTCGCGCCGGAGGCCCGAGGCAAAGGCGTCGGCAGGGCCTTGCTCGCGGAGCTGATCAAGCGATGCACCGCGCTTGGCTTCCGCCAGATGGTGGCGGTGATCGGCGGCGCGCACCCGTCATCAATCGCGCTGCATCGCGCGCTCGGCTTCGAGCATCAGGGGTTGATGAAGGCGACCGGTTTCAAGCACGGCCGCTGGCTCGACACGGCGATCATGCAGCTCGCGCTCGGAGACGGAACGGCCACAGACCCGGTCGAAGGCGTCTACCCCGATACCCTCTACCGAAGCTGA
- a CDS encoding DUF2794 domain-containing protein, producing MTDQPDLPEGETRRQGQTTSQVVDFHEYKSARNPPPVTFHRRELDQILRVYGRMVGEGEWRDYAIDHTKDRAVFSVFKRSGETPLYRIEKNPKLAAKQGAYSVLNAHGTILKRGHELALVLKVFDKVLKLVET from the coding sequence ATGACTGATCAACCGGATTTACCGGAAGGCGAGACGCGTCGCCAGGGCCAGACCACATCGCAAGTGGTCGACTTTCACGAATACAAGAGCGCCAGGAATCCCCCTCCCGTTACATTTCATCGCCGCGAGCTGGACCAGATTTTGCGGGTCTATGGCCGCATGGTCGGCGAAGGCGAATGGCGCGACTATGCGATCGACCACACGAAGGATCGAGCCGTATTCTCCGTGTTCAAGCGATCGGGGGAAACGCCGCTCTACCGGATCGAGAAAAACCCGAAGCTTGCGGCAAAGCAGGGTGCCTATAGCGTGCTCAACGCCCATGGCACGATATTGAAGCGTGGCCATGAGCTTGCCCTGGTGCTCAAGGTGTTCGACAAGGTCCTGAAACTCGTCGAGACCTAA
- a CDS encoding DUF1223 domain-containing protein, which translates to MTFAYKTTIRRLALTIAILGAGCGAVAADDGKTIKGVVELFTSQGCSSCPPADAALKKLVDEGDVVALAYHVDYWNYLGWADTLASKENTERQYAYARMLGRNGVYTPQAVLNGRDHLNGANLQAIRSRLDAMNAEGRGLAVPVHAAIGDDGISIKVGAGEGKANVVVVYFERAKVVDVEKGENSGKQIAYWHAVRDIQTIGIWDGKPAEFTLPASVLIEGNGNSGCAVLLQSMKDAETPGAIVGAAAVLAGPQGKL; encoded by the coding sequence ATGACATTCGCCTATAAGACAACCATCCGGCGTCTCGCCCTGACGATAGCGATTCTGGGAGCAGGCTGCGGAGCGGTTGCGGCGGACGACGGGAAGACAATCAAAGGCGTGGTCGAGCTCTTCACCAGCCAAGGTTGCTCCTCCTGTCCGCCGGCGGATGCTGCGCTCAAGAAGCTCGTCGATGAGGGTGACGTCGTCGCGCTCGCCTATCACGTCGACTACTGGAACTATCTCGGCTGGGCAGACACGCTCGCTTCCAAGGAAAATACCGAACGGCAATATGCCTATGCCCGCATGCTCGGCCGCAACGGCGTCTATACGCCCCAGGCTGTCCTCAACGGTCGCGATCATCTCAACGGCGCCAATCTGCAGGCGATCAGGAGCCGGCTGGACGCGATGAACGCGGAGGGCCGGGGACTGGCTGTTCCGGTCCACGCGGCGATTGGCGACGATGGAATCTCGATCAAGGTCGGGGCTGGAGAGGGCAAGGCAAATGTCGTCGTCGTCTATTTCGAACGGGCCAAGGTCGTCGATGTCGAGAAAGGCGAAAACAGCGGCAAGCAGATCGCCTACTGGCACGCCGTGCGCGACATACAGACGATCGGCATATGGGATGGCAAGCCGGCCGAATTCACCTTGCCCGCCTCCGTCCTGATCGAGGGAAATGGCAACAGTGGCTGCGCCGTCCTGCTGCAATCGATGAAGGACGCGGAAACGCCGGGGGCCATCGTCGGAGCGGCAGCCGTTCTTGCCGGCCCGCAGGGCAAGCTTTGA